A stretch of Desulfurivibrio alkaliphilus AHT 2 DNA encodes these proteins:
- a CDS encoding ATP-binding protein — MRLEFLNRQREIARLKSAIGGAEPALVVIYGRRRCGKSTLLQQVVGVNDHPYGATS; from the coding sequence ATGCGACTTGAATTCTTAAACAGACAACGGGAGATTGCCCGGCTGAAGAGCGCCATCGGCGGGGCGGAGCCGGCCCTGGTGGTAATTTACGGCCGGCGCCGCTGCGGCAAGTCCACCCTGCTGCAACAGGTAGTCGGTGTTAATGATCACCCATATGGAGCCACTTCGTGA
- a CDS encoding ATP-binding protein produces the protein MDEASHWFPRNLAPVIKEALADTPVVCLLGPRQCGKTSLAEKTFPKRAFISLDEPNYYRVARHDPAGFIAGLPEEITIDEVQRAPELLPVIKQAVDRDRRPGRFLLTGSANLLLLPKVSESLAGRLEIVNLQPLTESEKERRPGRFLQTFLSGAIEPEIQAPPKSGATGPALVQRLVAGGYPEPLRRSPGRARQWRRQYLKSIIERDIQDVARVKNAEEVTRLLELLALRSAELLNASNLAKELALHRDTVNHYLTILERLFLLRRLPAWHRNNAKRLIKTPKVHLLDSGLAATLAGLKAEDWLAQRERMGHLLESFVIQQIIAQAAWTDPDLRFWHYRDKDQVEVDMVVTRGAKTWGIEVKAAETLNNKDGQGLAHLAEKCGRNFQAGLLLYNGRDILPLGDKKFLAVPMRKLWEL, from the coding sequence ATGGACGAAGCATCTCACTGGTTCCCGCGCAACCTGGCACCGGTAATCAAGGAAGCATTGGCCGACACACCGGTAGTCTGCCTGCTGGGGCCACGGCAGTGCGGAAAAACCTCGCTGGCGGAAAAGACCTTTCCCAAGCGCGCCTTTATCAGCTTGGACGAACCTAACTATTACCGGGTTGCACGCCATGATCCGGCCGGTTTCATTGCCGGCTTGCCGGAAGAGATCACCATTGACGAGGTACAGCGAGCTCCCGAGCTATTGCCTGTTATCAAACAGGCCGTGGATCGTGATCGGCGCCCCGGGCGCTTTCTCCTGACCGGCTCCGCCAACCTCCTGCTGCTGCCAAAGGTAAGTGAATCCCTGGCCGGACGCCTGGAAATTGTCAATTTGCAACCATTGACGGAGTCGGAAAAAGAGCGCCGGCCCGGTCGTTTTCTGCAAACTTTCCTTTCTGGGGCGATTGAGCCGGAGATCCAGGCCCCACCGAAAAGCGGAGCAACAGGGCCTGCACTGGTCCAGCGGCTGGTGGCGGGCGGGTATCCTGAACCACTGCGGCGCTCGCCCGGCCGAGCCAGGCAGTGGCGGCGGCAATACCTGAAATCGATTATCGAACGAGACATCCAGGACGTAGCCAGAGTGAAAAACGCCGAGGAGGTGACACGTCTCCTGGAGTTATTGGCCCTCCGCAGCGCCGAATTACTCAACGCCAGCAACCTGGCCAAGGAACTCGCCCTGCACCGCGATACCGTGAACCATTATTTAACGATCCTGGAACGACTTTTCCTGCTGCGCCGCCTGCCGGCCTGGCATCGTAATAATGCCAAACGATTGATTAAAACCCCCAAGGTACACCTGCTCGACAGCGGCCTGGCAGCGACCCTGGCCGGTTTAAAGGCGGAAGATTGGCTGGCGCAAAGGGAGCGAATGGGGCATCTGCTGGAATCGTTCGTGATCCAACAGATCATCGCCCAGGCCGCCTGGACGGACCCGGACCTACGCTTTTGGCATTACCGCGACAAAGACCAGGTTGAAGTGGACATGGTCGTCACCCGGGGTGCCAAAACCTGGGGTATCGAGGTTAAAGCCGCCGAGACCTTGAATAATAAAGACGGGCAGGGCCTTGCTCATCTGGCTGAAAAATGCGGTCGAAACTTTCAAGCCGGGCTGCTGCTTTACAACGGCAGAGATATACTCCCCCTGGGAGACAAAAAGTTCCTCGCCGTCCCCATGCGCAAACTCTGGGAGCTGTAA
- a CDS encoding DUF6933 domain-containing protein: MIRLHCTKKLLVKLPCDADGRLKSRRGVPPSAIDAGESPLSGWHAKLLLLQRRQCVLFVAVVDKQQPDDILMYN, from the coding sequence ATGATACGCTTGCACTGCACCAAAAAACTACTGGTCAAGCTGCCGTGTGATGCGGACGGGCGGCTGAAAAGCCGGCGGGGGGTGCCCCCTTCCGCCATCGACGCGGGCGAATCCCCGCTGAGCGGCTGGCACGCCAAGCTGCTTTTGCTGCAACGCCGCCAGTGCGTGCTGTTCGTCGCCGTGGTTGACAAACAACAGCCAGACGATATACTAATGTACAATTAG